One Nocardioides luti DNA window includes the following coding sequences:
- a CDS encoding LLM class flavin-dependent oxidoreductase, whose product MSSERPTLSVLDLVPVRSDQTTSHAIASSVALARAADDLGYRRYWVAEHHNMPAVAATNPPVMIAMLAAATRSIRVGSGGMMLPNHAPLVVAEQFALLEAAFPGRIDLGIGRAPGTDPVTSFALRHGAGGVSDEAVSRFPEYVDNVLAMMEPEGVGLAVNGRTHPLRATPVATSVPTIWLLGSSDYSARLAAEKGMPYVFAHHFSGQGTAEALELYRSSFRPSPELAEPRTFLTVNAAVAASDEEAEALALPQLLAMLALRTGQPLTPQRTVEEAEKVEVPEAHRPLLEAMRSRWVIGGPERARDAVARLAATYAVDEVMIHPVAGAHEGTEPASSPAREETLRLLAG is encoded by the coding sequence GTGAGCTCCGAACGCCCGACCCTGTCCGTGCTCGACCTCGTGCCCGTGCGCAGCGACCAGACGACGTCGCACGCCATCGCCTCCAGCGTCGCGCTCGCGCGCGCGGCCGACGACCTGGGCTACCGCCGCTACTGGGTGGCCGAGCACCACAACATGCCCGCGGTCGCGGCCACCAACCCGCCCGTCATGATCGCGATGCTGGCCGCCGCCACGCGCTCGATCCGGGTCGGCTCGGGCGGGATGATGCTGCCCAACCACGCGCCGCTCGTCGTCGCGGAGCAGTTCGCCCTGCTCGAGGCGGCCTTCCCGGGTCGCATCGACCTCGGCATCGGCCGGGCACCGGGCACGGACCCGGTCACCAGCTTCGCCCTGCGCCACGGTGCCGGCGGCGTGAGCGACGAGGCCGTGAGCCGCTTCCCGGAGTACGTCGACAACGTGCTGGCCATGATGGAGCCCGAGGGCGTGGGCCTGGCCGTCAACGGTCGCACGCACCCGCTGCGGGCGACGCCGGTCGCGACGTCCGTGCCGACCATCTGGCTGCTCGGCTCGTCGGACTACTCCGCCCGGCTCGCCGCCGAGAAGGGCATGCCCTACGTCTTCGCCCACCACTTCTCCGGGCAGGGGACCGCGGAGGCGCTCGAGCTCTACCGCTCGTCCTTCCGCCCGTCCCCGGAGCTCGCCGAGCCGCGCACGTTCCTCACCGTGAACGCCGCCGTCGCGGCCAGCGACGAGGAGGCCGAGGCGCTCGCGCTGCCTCAGCTCCTCGCGATGCTCGCCCTGCGCACCGGCCAGCCGCTCACCCCGCAGCGGACCGTCGAGGAGGCCGAGAAGGTCGAGGTGCCCGAGGCGCACCGCCCGCTGCTCGAGGCGATGCGGTCGCGCTGGGTGATCGGCGGCCCCGAGCGGGCCCGCGATGCGGTGGCCCGGCTCGCTGCGACGTACGCTGTGGACGAGGTCATGATCCACCCGGTGGCCGGCGCGCACGAGGGCACGGAGCCCGCCTCCAGCCCGGCGCGCGAGGAGACCCTCCGCCTGCTGGCGGGGTGA
- the infA gene encoding translation initiation factor IF-1, producing the protein MPKKEGVIELEGTITEALPNAMFRVELSNGHKVLAHISGKMRQHYIRILPEDRVVVELSPYDLTRGRIVYRYK; encoded by the coding sequence ATGCCGAAGAAAGAAGGCGTGATCGAGCTCGAGGGCACCATTACGGAGGCCCTGCCGAATGCGATGTTCCGCGTGGAGCTGAGCAACGGGCACAAGGTGCTCGCCCACATCAGCGGCAAGATGCGCCAGCACTACATCCGGATCCTCCCCGAGGACCGCGTGGTGGTGGAGCTCTCGCCGTACGACCTCACCCGAGGTCGGATCGTCTACCGCTACAAGTAG
- the rpmJ gene encoding 50S ribosomal protein L36: protein MKVNPSVKKICDKCQVIRRHGRVMVICENPRHKQRQG from the coding sequence ATGAAGGTCAACCCCAGCGTCAAGAAGATCTGCGACAAGTGCCAGGTGATCCGTCGCCACGGCCGCGTCATGGTCATCTGCGAGAACCCGCGTCACAAGCAGCGCCAGGGCTGA
- the rpsM gene encoding 30S ribosomal protein S13: MARLVGVDLPRDKRIEIALTYIYGIGRTRAQQLLAETGVSPDLRVHQLGDEELVKLRDAIEANFKIEGDLRREVQADIRRKIEIGSYQGRRHRMGLPVRGQRTKTNARTRKGPKRTVAGKKKSK, from the coding sequence ATGGCACGCCTCGTTGGTGTGGACCTCCCGCGCGACAAGCGCATCGAGATCGCACTCACCTACATCTACGGCATCGGCCGTACCCGCGCCCAGCAGCTGCTCGCCGAGACCGGGGTCAGCCCCGACCTCCGCGTCCACCAGCTGGGAGACGAAGAGCTGGTCAAGCTCCGTGACGCGATCGAAGCCAACTTCAAGATCGAGGGTGACCTCCGTCGCGAGGTCCAGGCAGACATCCGTCGCAAGATCGAGATCGGCAGCTACCAGGGTCGTCGCCACCGCATGGGCCTTCCGGTCCGCGGTCAGCGCACCAAGACCAACGCCCGCACCCGCAAGGGTCCGAAGCGCACGGTTGCCGGCAAGAAGAAGTCCAAGTGA
- the rpsK gene encoding 30S ribosomal protein S11, with amino-acid sequence MPPKSRTAAGAKKVRRKEKKNVAQGEAHIKSTFNNTIVTITDPTGAVISWASAGTVGFKGSRKSTPFAAQMAAEAAGRRAMEHGMKKIDVFVKGPGSGRETAIRSLGAIGLEVGTIQDVTPTPHNGCRPPKRRRV; translated from the coding sequence ATGCCTCCCAAGAGCCGCACAGCGGCCGGCGCCAAGAAGGTGCGCCGCAAGGAGAAGAAGAACGTCGCTCAGGGCGAAGCCCACATCAAGAGCACGTTCAACAACACCATCGTCACGATCACGGACCCCACCGGTGCCGTGATCTCGTGGGCCTCTGCCGGCACCGTCGGCTTCAAGGGCTCGCGCAAGTCCACCCCGTTCGCCGCACAGATGGCCGCCGAGGCCGCGGGTCGTCGGGCGATGGAGCACGGGATGAAGAAGATCGACGTCTTCGTGAAGGGCCCCGGTTCGGGCCGCGAGACGGCGATCCGTTCGCTGGGTGCGATCGGCCTCGAGGTCGGCACCATCCAGGACGTCACCCCCACGCCCCACAACGGATGCCGGCCGCCCAAGCGCCGTCGCGTCTGA
- the rpsD gene encoding 30S ribosomal protein S4 — translation MARYTGPMTKKSRRLGVDLVGGDQAFERRPYPPGQHGRGRIKESEYLLQLREKQKARISYGVLERQFHNYYVEASRRTGKTGDNLLQLLECRLDNVVYRAGFARTRRHARQLVVHGHFKVNGRKVDIPSFQVTAHDVIDVREKSLEMTPFIVLRETHGERVVPAWLEALPNRMRILVHQLPVRAQIDIPVQEQLIVEYYSKK, via the coding sequence ATGGCCCGTTACACCGGCCCCATGACCAAGAAGTCGCGCCGTCTCGGTGTCGACCTCGTTGGTGGCGACCAGGCTTTCGAGCGTCGCCCGTACCCCCCCGGCCAGCACGGCCGCGGCCGCATCAAGGAGAGCGAGTACCTCCTCCAGCTTCGCGAGAAGCAGAAGGCGCGCATCTCCTACGGCGTTCTCGAGCGTCAGTTCCACAACTACTACGTCGAGGCCTCGCGCCGCACCGGCAAGACCGGTGACAACCTCCTGCAGCTGCTGGAGTGCCGCCTCGACAACGTGGTGTACCGCGCCGGGTTCGCCCGCACGCGCCGTCACGCCCGTCAGCTCGTCGTGCACGGTCACTTCAAGGTGAACGGCCGGAAGGTCGACATCCCGTCCTTCCAGGTCACCGCCCACGACGTGATCGACGTGCGCGAGAAGTCGCTGGAGATGACCCCGTTCATCGTCCTGCGCGAGACGCACGGCGAGCGCGTCGTCCCCGCGTGGCTCGAGGCCCTGCCGAACCGCATGCGGATCCTCGTGCACCAGCTCCCCGTCCGGGCCCAGATCGACATCCCGGTCCAGGAGCAGCTGATCGTCGAGTACTACTCGAAGAAGTAA
- a CDS encoding DNA-directed RNA polymerase subunit alpha encodes MLIAQRPTLSEESVDEFRSRFVIEPLEPGFGYTLGNSLRRTLLSSIPGASVTSIKVDTVLHEFSTIEGVKEDLTEVILNLKGLVVSSEHDEPVTMYLRKSGAGLVTAADIAPPAGVEVHNPDLVIATLSDKGKLEMELVVERGRGYVSAVQNKGADNEIGRMPVDSIYSPVLKVTYKVEATRVEQRTDFDKLVIDVETKPSIRPRDAIASAGKTLVELFGLARELNVEAEGIDIGPSPVDEQLAADLALPVEDLQLTVRSYNCLKREGIHTVGELISRSEQDLLDIRNFGAKSIDEVKAKLVEMGLSLKDSAPGFDPHAALAAYGDDDDDAFVEDEQY; translated from the coding sequence GTGCTTATCGCTCAGCGCCCCACGCTGTCGGAAGAGTCCGTCGACGAGTTCCGCTCGCGCTTCGTGATCGAGCCGCTCGAGCCCGGCTTCGGCTACACGCTCGGCAACTCGCTGCGTCGTACCCTCCTCTCGTCGATCCCCGGTGCCTCGGTCACGAGCATCAAGGTCGACACCGTCCTCCACGAGTTCTCGACGATCGAGGGCGTCAAGGAGGACCTCACCGAGGTCATCCTCAACCTGAAGGGCCTGGTCGTCTCCTCGGAGCACGACGAGCCCGTCACGATGTACCTCCGCAAGTCCGGTGCCGGCCTCGTCACCGCCGCCGACATCGCGCCCCCGGCCGGTGTCGAGGTGCACAACCCCGACCTCGTCATCGCGACCCTGTCCGACAAGGGCAAGCTCGAGATGGAGCTGGTCGTCGAGCGTGGCCGCGGCTACGTCTCGGCCGTCCAGAACAAGGGCGCCGACAACGAGATCGGCCGGATGCCGGTCGACTCGATCTACAGCCCCGTGCTGAAGGTGACCTACAAGGTCGAGGCGACCCGTGTCGAGCAGCGCACCGACTTCGACAAGCTCGTCATCGACGTCGAGACCAAGCCGTCGATCCGTCCCCGCGACGCGATCGCCTCGGCCGGCAAGACCCTCGTCGAGCTGTTCGGCCTCGCCCGCGAGCTGAACGTCGAGGCCGAGGGCATCGACATCGGCCCGTCGCCCGTCGACGAGCAGCTGGCTGCCGACCTCGCCCTCCCGGTCGAGGACCTGCAGCTGACCGTCCGGTCCTACAACTGCCTCAAGCGCGAGGGCATCCACACCGTGGGTGAGCTCATCTCGCGCTCGGAGCAGGACCTGCTCGACATCCGCAACTTCGGTGCGAAGTCGATCGACGAGGTCAAGGCCAAGCTGGTCGAGATGGGCCTGTCCCTCAAGGACAGCGCGCCCGGCTTCGACCCGCACGCCGCCCTGGCGGCGTACGGCGACGACGACGACGACGCGTTCGTCGAGGACGAGCAGTACTGA
- the rplQ gene encoding 50S ribosomal protein L17 has protein sequence MPTPKKGPRLGGSPAHQRLIIANLATALFEHGRITTTEAKARVLRPHAEKLITKAKKGDLHNRREVLKTIRDKSVVHTLFTEIGPSFAERPGGYTRITKIGPRKGDNAPMAVIELVTEAYAPKAPSTKARTTTAPKAAPAEEPVTEETVADEETVVPVEGVDTDVFEETEGGTSGKYAGSSVPLEDAAKAPEGFPIKGNEDSMKYHTPDGQWFEQTTAEVWFDSEESAQAAGFTKAGE, from the coding sequence ATGCCTACTCCCAAGAAGGGTCCCCGCCTCGGCGGTAGCCCGGCCCACCAGCGCCTCATCATCGCGAACCTGGCGACGGCGCTGTTCGAGCACGGTCGGATCACGACCACCGAGGCGAAGGCCCGCGTCCTGCGGCCGCACGCCGAGAAGCTGATCACCAAGGCGAAGAAGGGCGACCTGCACAACCGCCGCGAGGTCCTCAAGACCATCCGCGACAAGTCGGTCGTGCACACCCTCTTCACCGAGATCGGCCCGTCGTTCGCCGAGCGTCCCGGTGGCTACACCCGGATCACGAAGATCGGTCCCCGCAAGGGCGACAACGCGCCCATGGCCGTGATCGAGCTCGTGACCGAGGCGTACGCCCCCAAGGCGCCGTCCACGAAGGCCCGCACCACGACCGCCCCGAAGGCCGCTCCGGCCGAGGAGCCCGTGACCGAGGAGACCGTGGCCGACGAGGAGACCGTCGTTCCGGTCGAGGGCGTCGACACCGACGTCTTCGAGGAGACCGAGGGCGGGACGAGCGGCAAGTACGCCGGCTCCAGCGTCCCGCTCGAGGACGCCGCCAAGGCGCCCGAGGGCTTCCCGATCAAGGGCAACGAGGACTCGATGAAGTACCACACGCCCGACGGGCAGTGGTTCGAGCAGACCACGGCCGAGGTCTGGTTCGACTCCGAGGAGTCGGCCCAGGCGGCCGGATTCACCAAGGCCGGCGAGTAG
- a CDS encoding DUF2786 domain-containing protein: MNDHDPILAKVRKLLALAEDPAATAHEAEACTAKATQLIADYGIDRALLAQADPRTDPVGDRVVDVDAPYAADKLDLLATVATSLRCTAVQRSRRGAGPTELSLHLFGHTSDLERAELLWTSLLLQSAHALARTPVPLHEHKAAFRRSWLAGFRMAVGRRLVDAEARAQQHAAPRFAASGTSGALVLADRSAEVVHAMETAYPDVRTARGRSLSGSGTGDGWAAGQRADLGATRVGGGRRALHGS, encoded by the coding sequence ATGAACGACCACGACCCGATCCTCGCCAAGGTGCGCAAGCTGCTGGCCCTCGCCGAGGACCCCGCCGCGACCGCGCACGAGGCGGAGGCCTGCACGGCCAAGGCGACGCAGCTGATCGCCGACTACGGCATCGACCGGGCCCTGCTGGCGCAGGCCGACCCCCGCACCGATCCCGTCGGCGACCGCGTCGTCGACGTCGACGCACCGTACGCCGCCGACAAGCTCGACCTGCTCGCCACCGTCGCGACCAGCCTGCGCTGCACGGCGGTGCAGCGCAGCCGGCGCGGCGCGGGTCCCACCGAGCTCTCCCTGCACCTGTTCGGACACACGTCCGACCTCGAGCGCGCCGAGCTGCTGTGGACCAGCCTGCTGCTGCAGTCGGCCCACGCCCTGGCCCGGACCCCGGTGCCGCTCCACGAGCACAAGGCCGCCTTCCGGCGCTCCTGGCTGGCCGGCTTCCGGATGGCCGTCGGGCGTCGCCTCGTGGACGCCGAGGCCCGGGCGCAGCAGCACGCGGCACCGCGCTTCGCCGCGTCGGGCACGTCCGGCGCCCTGGTGCTGGCCGACCGGTCCGCGGAGGTCGTCCACGCCATGGAGACGGCCTACCCCGACGTCCGCACCGCCCGGGGCCGCAGCCTGTCGGGCTCGGGGACGGGCGACGGCTGGGCCGCCGGCCAGCGCGCCGACCTCGGTGCGACCCGCGTGGGCGGCGGCCGCCGCGCGTTGCACGGGTCCTGA
- a CDS encoding ketopantoate reductase family protein — protein MRHVVLGTGAVGGVIGARLHLAGLPTTLVARGEHLAAIRRDGLVLDAADGRHVIDAAATGSVADVAWTDDTVVLLAVKSHQTASALDDLAAHAPPGTPVVCVQNGVANESAVLRRFARTYAVCVMLPATHLEPGVVVQKCDPVPGILDTGRFPDGTDDVTDAVAADLRRAGFGSVPRADIMAWKHRKLLMNLGNGVDASFAPGPAADELADRAQTEGEDVLHRAGIPVTSAADDRARRGETLRRRTDAPDPADTGGSTWQSVTRGGPVEVDYLSGEIVLVARLHGLAAPVNEAVQRATTALAASGGVPRSLDAAELLARLP, from the coding sequence GTGAGACACGTCGTGCTCGGGACCGGTGCCGTCGGCGGCGTCATCGGCGCCCGCCTCCACCTGGCCGGCCTGCCCACCACCCTCGTCGCCCGCGGGGAGCACCTGGCGGCGATCCGGCGCGACGGACTCGTCCTCGACGCGGCCGACGGGCGCCACGTCATCGACGCGGCGGCCACCGGCTCGGTCGCCGACGTCGCCTGGACCGACGACACCGTCGTCCTGCTCGCCGTGAAGTCCCACCAGACGGCCTCCGCACTCGACGACCTCGCCGCCCACGCCCCGCCCGGCACCCCGGTCGTCTGCGTGCAGAACGGCGTGGCCAACGAGAGCGCCGTGCTGCGCCGCTTCGCCCGGACGTACGCCGTCTGCGTGATGCTCCCCGCCACCCACCTCGAGCCCGGGGTCGTGGTGCAGAAGTGCGACCCGGTGCCCGGGATCCTCGACACCGGTCGGTTCCCCGACGGCACCGACGACGTGACCGACGCGGTCGCCGCCGACCTCCGCCGCGCCGGGTTCGGGTCCGTGCCGCGCGCCGACATCATGGCGTGGAAGCACCGCAAGCTCCTGATGAACCTCGGCAACGGCGTCGACGCGTCCTTCGCCCCCGGCCCGGCGGCCGACGAGCTCGCCGACCGCGCGCAGACCGAGGGCGAGGACGTCCTGCACCGCGCCGGCATCCCGGTCACCAGCGCGGCGGACGACCGCGCCCGACGTGGCGAGACCCTGCGCCGCCGCACGGACGCGCCCGACCCTGCCGACACCGGGGGCTCGACCTGGCAGAGCGTGACCCGGGGCGGACCCGTCGAGGTCGACTACCTCTCGGGCGAGATCGTCCTGGTCGCCCGCCTGCACGGCCTCGCGGCGCCCGTCAACGAGGCCGTGCAGCGCGCCACGACCGCCCTGGCCGCCTCGGGGGGCGTCCCCCGCAGCCTCGACGCCGCCGAGCTCCTGGCCCGGCTCCCCTGA
- a CDS encoding GntR family transcriptional regulator has translation MDVHPLDPSSDRPPYEQLRVQLASRIAAGDLPPGTRLPTVRALAAQLDLAANTVARAYRELEADGVVVTEGRRGTSVPLTARAASGTEAADAATSYAATARRLGLTLEEATALLARSW, from the coding sequence ATGGACGTGCACCCCCTCGACCCGTCGTCCGACCGGCCGCCGTACGAGCAGCTCCGCGTGCAGCTCGCCTCCCGCATCGCTGCGGGCGACCTGCCGCCCGGGACCCGGCTCCCGACGGTGCGTGCGCTCGCCGCCCAGCTCGACCTGGCCGCCAACACCGTGGCCCGCGCCTACCGCGAGCTCGAGGCCGACGGGGTCGTCGTCACCGAGGGACGTCGCGGCACCTCGGTCCCCCTGACCGCCCGGGCCGCCAGCGGCACCGAGGCCGCCGACGCCGCCACGTCGTACGCCGCCACCGCCCGCCGGCTCGGGCTCACGCTCGAGGAGGCCACCGCACTGCTCGCCCGCTCCTGGTGA
- a CDS encoding carbohydrate kinase family protein — protein MERDVLVVGESLIDIVKGADGSRTEYAGGSAANVAVALARLGRPVRFATSYADDAHGALIVAHLEKAGVRLASDPAAVARTSTALATIGADGAAHYDFDLEWRLNPVEGDEQPLVVHTCSLGAVLAPGADDVLALVTRLRDVATISYDVNARPAITGTGADVVERVERVASVSDLVKASDEDLTALYPDLDNVAAARHLLGLGPAAVVVTRGSEGATWVGAAGEIEVASLPVEVADTIGAGDTFGAALVDALWERGRLGAEQREALRELTAAEIAEVLDHAARAAAVTVSRPGADPPYRHELEG, from the coding sequence ATGGAGCGCGACGTGCTGGTGGTGGGGGAGTCCCTGATCGACATCGTGAAGGGAGCGGACGGGAGCCGGACGGAGTACGCCGGCGGAAGTGCCGCCAACGTCGCGGTGGCGCTCGCGCGGCTGGGGCGGCCGGTGCGCTTCGCGACGAGCTACGCCGACGACGCCCACGGCGCGCTGATCGTGGCGCACCTCGAGAAGGCGGGCGTCCGCCTGGCGTCGGACCCGGCGGCCGTGGCCCGGACCTCGACCGCGCTCGCGACCATCGGCGCGGACGGTGCGGCGCACTACGACTTCGACCTCGAGTGGCGCCTCAACCCCGTCGAGGGGGACGAGCAGCCGCTCGTCGTGCACACCTGTTCGCTGGGAGCCGTGCTGGCGCCGGGCGCCGACGACGTGCTCGCCCTGGTCACGCGGCTGCGCGACGTGGCGACGATCAGCTACGACGTCAACGCCCGCCCCGCGATCACGGGGACCGGTGCCGACGTCGTCGAGCGCGTCGAGCGGGTGGCGTCGGTGAGCGACCTGGTGAAGGCGTCCGACGAGGACCTCACCGCGCTCTACCCCGATCTCGACAACGTCGCGGCGGCCCGGCACCTGCTGGGCCTCGGCCCGGCGGCGGTCGTGGTCACGCGTGGCAGCGAGGGCGCCACCTGGGTCGGCGCCGCGGGCGAGATCGAGGTGGCCTCGCTGCCCGTCGAGGTCGCCGACACGATCGGCGCCGGGGACACCTTCGGCGCGGCGCTCGTCGACGCCCTGTGGGAGCGCGGCCGGCTCGGCGCCGAGCAGCGCGAGGCCCTGCGCGAGCTGACGGCCGCGGAGATCGCAGAGGTGCTGGACCACGCCGCGCGGGCCGCCGCCGTCACCGTCTCCCGACCGGGTGCGGACCCGCCGTACCGCCACGAGCTGGAGGGCTGA
- a CDS encoding collagen-like protein, with product MSRTKASHRPVLALVAVLVLVGGSATAADLQQRGSARITACVDKGTHAVRIVKATAACGPHARKVSWSVRGPAGAAGATGAAGPTGETGAVGPAGATGATGADGPIGPAGADGAPGPVGPQGPQGAQGVAGPPGPQGDLGPQGPQGPQGPQGDTGPQGPTGVTNQTSGSKSLTLSAPGFVSIFSVQLTGKQTAGGLVEYTVRADDGGSQIATEHGTIQWLATANSITCTVTTDDKLHLGTVNSGCTPGFFNPGSQPGVSLFDNVSFSSPASLVHHTVDYTVINNSSAPLRIEP from the coding sequence ATGTCTCGCACCAAGGCGTCGCACCGTCCCGTCCTCGCGCTGGTCGCCGTGCTGGTCCTCGTCGGGGGCTCGGCCACCGCCGCAGACCTCCAGCAGCGCGGCAGCGCCAGGATCACCGCCTGCGTGGACAAAGGGACCCACGCCGTCCGCATCGTCAAGGCCACCGCGGCCTGCGGACCCCACGCCCGCAAGGTGTCGTGGAGCGTGCGCGGGCCGGCGGGGGCTGCCGGGGCCACGGGGGCGGCAGGACCGACCGGGGAGACGGGGGCAGTCGGTCCGGCCGGGGCCACGGGAGCCACGGGGGCGGACGGCCCGATCGGACCGGCGGGTGCCGACGGCGCCCCCGGACCGGTCGGACCGCAGGGGCCACAGGGTGCGCAGGGCGTGGCCGGACCCCCAGGACCCCAGGGCGACCTCGGCCCCCAAGGCCCCCAAGGCCCGCAGGGCCCGCAGGGCGACACGGGCCCGCAGGGCCCGACCGGCGTCACCAACCAGACGTCCGGCTCCAAGTCCCTCACGCTCAGCGCGCCCGGCTTCGTGAGCATCTTCTCGGTCCAGCTGACCGGCAAGCAGACCGCGGGCGGCCTGGTCGAGTACACCGTCCGGGCCGACGATGGCGGCAGCCAGATCGCCACCGAGCACGGCACCATCCAGTGGCTGGCCACCGCGAACAGCATCACCTGCACCGTCACGACCGACGACAAGCTGCACCTCGGGACGGTCAACTCCGGCTGCACCCCGGGCTTCTTCAACCCCGGCTCGCAGCCCGGGGTCAGCCTGTTCGACAACGTGTCGTTCTCGAGCCCCGCGTCGCTCGTGCACCACACGGTCGACTACACGGTCATCAACAACTCCTCCGCGCCGCTCCGGATCGAGCCGTGA
- a CDS encoding FAD-dependent oxidoreductase, whose amino-acid sequence MQPALILVSEEHGDLLLDEFGRYARDYDLHVAGSCAEALAVTEEIRAAGGTVALYVAESVLPDASILEAFAKWREVVPTARRVIAAHFERFLVDAPGLRAGMAKGKYDAYLLMPRGQRDEEFHNAITDLLSDWGSTVADPEVVSVKIVSPVRDGLTLAIRDFLDRMGMPSGVYAPDSEVGERIRALLPDDAAYPLVYAMNRTPVAATSVRDVARAIFGAPTALDLETVVDVAVVGGGPAGLATAVYAASEGLSTVVLEAEAVGGQAGTSSMIRNYLGFPRGISGMRLAQRARNQALRFGTQFFTGLLVEDLRPGRDGEPHVVCTDGGEVRARSVVIASGVAYRKLRVEPVEELVGLGVYYGAAMTAAREMEDQDVYVVGGGNSAGQAAVHLARFARSVTILVRRPDLAETMSSYLLGEIEYNPRIQVRTCTTVVDGGGDGHLQWLGLLDVETGEQTRVPAYGLFLLLGADPNCDWLPDSVARDERGFVLTGRDVPRHRWTDELPPPNLATTVPGIFAAGDIRAGSMKRVAAASGEGASVVPLVHTWLGTL is encoded by the coding sequence ATGCAGCCTGCGCTGATCCTGGTGTCCGAGGAGCACGGCGACCTCCTCCTCGACGAGTTCGGCCGCTACGCCCGCGACTACGACCTGCACGTCGCCGGCTCGTGCGCCGAGGCGCTCGCGGTGACCGAGGAGATCCGGGCGGCCGGCGGCACCGTCGCGCTGTACGTCGCGGAGTCGGTGCTCCCCGACGCCTCGATCCTCGAGGCGTTCGCGAAGTGGCGCGAGGTCGTCCCGACCGCCCGCCGCGTGATCGCCGCGCACTTCGAGCGCTTCCTCGTCGACGCGCCGGGGCTGCGCGCCGGCATGGCCAAGGGCAAGTACGACGCCTACCTCCTCATGCCGCGCGGCCAGCGCGACGAGGAGTTCCACAACGCCATCACCGACCTGCTCTCGGACTGGGGGTCGACGGTCGCGGACCCCGAGGTCGTCTCGGTCAAGATCGTCTCGCCCGTCCGGGACGGGCTGACCCTGGCGATCCGCGACTTCCTCGACCGGATGGGCATGCCCAGCGGGGTCTACGCCCCCGACAGCGAGGTCGGCGAGCGGATCCGGGCGCTGCTGCCGGACGACGCGGCGTACCCCCTCGTCTACGCGATGAACCGCACCCCCGTCGCCGCCACCTCGGTCCGGGACGTCGCGCGCGCGATCTTCGGCGCCCCGACCGCCCTCGACCTCGAGACCGTCGTCGACGTGGCCGTCGTGGGTGGCGGCCCGGCCGGGCTGGCCACCGCGGTCTACGCCGCCTCCGAGGGGCTCAGCACCGTCGTGCTGGAGGCGGAGGCCGTCGGCGGCCAGGCCGGCACCAGCTCGATGATCCGCAACTACCTCGGCTTCCCGCGCGGCATCTCCGGCATGCGGCTGGCCCAACGCGCCCGCAACCAGGCGCTGCGCTTCGGCACCCAGTTCTTCACCGGCCTCCTCGTCGAGGACCTGCGTCCCGGCCGCGACGGCGAGCCCCACGTGGTGTGCACGGACGGCGGCGAGGTCCGCGCCCGCTCGGTCGTGATCGCCAGCGGCGTGGCCTACCGCAAGCTGCGCGTCGAGCCGGTCGAGGAGCTCGTCGGGCTCGGCGTCTACTACGGCGCCGCGATGACGGCCGCCCGCGAGATGGAGGACCAGGACGTGTACGTCGTGGGCGGCGGCAACTCCGCCGGCCAGGCGGCGGTCCACCTGGCGCGGTTCGCGCGGTCGGTGACGATCCTGGTGCGCCGACCCGACCTGGCCGAGACGATGTCGTCCTACCTGCTCGGCGAGATCGAGTACAACCCCCGCATCCAGGTCCGTACCTGCACGACCGTCGTCGACGGCGGCGGCGACGGCCACCTGCAGTGGCTGGGCCTGCTGGACGTCGAGACCGGCGAGCAGACCCGCGTGCCGGCGTACGGCCTCTTCCTGCTGCTCGGCGCCGACCCCAACTGCGACTGGCTGCCCGACAGCGTCGCGCGCGACGAGCGCGGCTTCGTGCTCACCGGCCGCGACGTCCCCCGGCACCGCTGGACCGACGAGCTGCCCCCGCCCAACCTCGCCACCACGGTGCCCGGCATCTTCGCCGCCGGCGACATCCGGGCCGGCTCGATGAAGCGGGTCGCCGCCGCGAGCGGCGAGGGCGCCTCCGTCGTGCCGCTCGTGCACACCTGGCTCGGGACGCTGTGA